A window of Synechococcus sp. MU1643 contains these coding sequences:
- a CDS encoding RpoD/SigA family RNA polymerase sigma factor: MAPAATAASKPKTASKAAKAITADVDLVRSYLRDIGRVPLLTHEQEITLGRQVQELMDLESLESELESKAGEKPSRDQLAKASGLSSIQLKRKLQNGRRAKERMVAANLRLVVSVAKKYTKRNMELLDLIQEGTIGLVRGVEKFDPTRGYKFSTYAYWWIRQGITRAIAEKSRTIRLPIHITEMLNKLKKGQRELSQELGRTPTVIELAEFVELPEDDVKDLMCRARQPVSLEMKVGDGDDTELLELLSGDGDLPNDQVEEDCLKGDLRSLLGQLPHLQEQVLRMRYGMDGEDPMSLTGIGRVLGMSRDRVRNLERDGLAGLRRVSDQVEAYVAC; this comes from the coding sequence ATGGCTCCGGCTGCGACCGCTGCTTCCAAGCCCAAAACTGCTTCGAAAGCAGCAAAAGCCATCACGGCTGACGTAGATCTGGTCCGCTCCTACCTGCGTGACATTGGCCGCGTTCCCCTCCTGACCCACGAGCAGGAAATTACTCTGGGCCGCCAGGTGCAGGAGTTGATGGATCTGGAATCTCTCGAGTCTGAACTGGAGAGCAAGGCTGGCGAAAAGCCCAGTCGCGACCAGCTGGCGAAGGCGTCAGGGCTGTCCTCAATACAACTCAAGCGCAAGCTGCAGAACGGTCGTCGCGCCAAGGAGCGCATGGTTGCCGCCAACCTGAGGCTGGTAGTGAGCGTGGCCAAGAAGTACACCAAGCGGAATATGGAACTTCTGGATTTGATCCAGGAAGGAACCATCGGATTAGTCCGTGGTGTTGAAAAGTTCGATCCCACCCGGGGTTACAAGTTTTCCACCTATGCCTATTGGTGGATTCGCCAGGGCATCACCCGGGCCATTGCGGAAAAGAGCCGCACGATCCGGCTGCCAATTCATATCACCGAGATGTTGAATAAGCTCAAGAAGGGCCAGCGAGAGCTGAGCCAAGAGCTGGGCCGCACGCCTACGGTCATCGAACTAGCCGAATTTGTCGAGCTTCCGGAGGACGACGTCAAGGACCTGATGTGCCGCGCCAGGCAGCCGGTGAGCCTGGAGATGAAAGTTGGTGATGGCGACGACACCGAATTGTTGGAATTACTCTCCGGCGATGGCGATCTGCCTAATGACCAAGTTGAAGAGGATTGCTTGAAAGGAGATCTGCGCAGCCTCCTTGGTCAGTTGCCTCATCTGCAAGAGCAGGTGCTGCGTATGCGCTATGGCATGGACGGGGAAGATCCGATGAGCCTCACCGGCATCGGTCGGGTTCTTGGTATGAGCCGCGACCGTGTCCGCAATCTGGAGCGGGATGGTCTTGCCGGTTTGCGCCGTGTGAGTGATCAGGTTGAGGCTTACGTCGCCTGCTGA
- a CDS encoding alpha/beta fold hydrolase: MGDANAEEAVLLIHGFGANTNHWRFNQPVLAELLPTYAIDLLGFGRSDQPRARLQDEAITADAVHYGFDLWGQQVADFCDAVVQRPVLLVGNSIGGVVALRAAHLLGENCRGVVLIDCAQRLMDDKQLATQPAWMAWIRPLLKTMVRQRWLSTALFRNAARPGVISSVLRQAYPSGANIDDDLVNLLYQPTQRDGATEAFRGFINLFDDYLAPHLMEELSLPVDLIWGKQDPWEPIAEAESWEQTLSCVRSLTVIENAGHCPHDEAPDQVNRVLQRLIKTKTTQQAT; the protein is encoded by the coding sequence ATGGGCGATGCCAATGCGGAAGAAGCGGTGTTGCTGATTCATGGCTTCGGGGCCAACACCAACCACTGGCGTTTCAACCAGCCAGTGCTGGCCGAACTTCTTCCTACCTACGCTATCGATCTGCTCGGCTTCGGGCGCAGCGATCAGCCCCGGGCCCGCTTGCAAGACGAAGCAATCACAGCGGATGCTGTTCACTACGGCTTTGATCTCTGGGGCCAGCAGGTGGCTGACTTCTGCGATGCGGTGGTGCAACGGCCGGTACTACTGGTGGGCAACTCGATCGGCGGGGTTGTCGCCCTCCGTGCCGCCCATCTGTTGGGCGAGAACTGCCGTGGCGTGGTGCTGATCGACTGCGCTCAACGCTTGATGGACGACAAGCAACTGGCCACACAACCAGCATGGATGGCCTGGATCCGGCCGCTGCTGAAAACGATGGTGCGGCAGCGCTGGCTCAGCACCGCACTATTCCGCAATGCAGCACGACCTGGAGTGATTAGCAGCGTGTTGAGGCAGGCCTACCCCAGTGGCGCAAACATCGACGACGACTTGGTGAATCTGCTGTACCAACCCACCCAACGCGACGGTGCCACCGAAGCCTTTAGAGGCTTCATCAACCTGTTCGACGATTATTTGGCACCACACTTGATGGAAGAACTAAGCCTTCCAGTTGATCTGATCTGGGGCAAACAGGATCCATGGGAGCCCATCGCTGAGGCCGAAAGCTGGGAACAGACCTTGAGCTGCGTTCGATCACTAACAGTGATTGAAAATGCAGGCCATTGCCCTCACGACGAAGCACCGGATCAAGTGAATCGAGTGCTGCAACGGCTAATCAAAACAAAAACAACTCAGCAGGCGACGTAA
- the mutT gene encoding 8-oxo-dGTP diphosphatase MutT gives MDALTEADAAVLSTALLAWWERHGRGGMPWKQLPGGVCPAPDHQLDPYGIWIAEVMLQQTQLAVALPYWMRWMEAFPTVEALAAASLDEVRLQWQGLGYYSRARRLHEAAQRLVGGPWPRNLDEWMALPGIGRTTAGSILSSAFNAPLPILDGNVKRVLARLTAHPRPPVRDDALFWCWSEALLDPVRPRDTNQALMDLGATLCTPRQPDCSRCPWQSHCAAYAAGDPCRWPVTDVPKPLPFQVIGVGVVLNAAGEVLIDQRLEEGLLGGMWEFPGGKQEQGETVEICIARELQEELGIAVTVGAELITVDHAYSHKKLRFVVHLCDWVSGEPQPLASQQVRWVSPDDLGNYAFPAANARIIEVLLGRAGSSAHP, from the coding sequence ATGGACGCGTTGACCGAGGCCGATGCTGCTGTTCTGTCGACAGCCTTGCTGGCCTGGTGGGAGCGCCATGGCCGCGGCGGTATGCCCTGGAAGCAGTTGCCTGGTGGCGTGTGTCCAGCGCCGGATCATCAGCTCGATCCCTACGGCATCTGGATCGCCGAGGTGATGCTGCAGCAGACCCAGTTGGCCGTCGCGCTCCCCTATTGGATGCGTTGGATGGAGGCGTTTCCCACTGTCGAGGCGCTGGCCGCGGCGTCCCTGGATGAGGTGCGGCTGCAGTGGCAGGGCCTTGGCTATTACTCCCGGGCCCGCCGGCTGCATGAGGCGGCGCAGCGGTTGGTGGGCGGGCCTTGGCCCCGCAACTTGGACGAGTGGATGGCGTTGCCGGGCATCGGCCGTACCACCGCCGGCAGCATCCTCTCCAGTGCCTTCAACGCACCGTTGCCGATCCTGGATGGCAACGTCAAACGGGTGCTGGCGCGATTGACGGCCCATCCGCGCCCGCCGGTCCGCGACGACGCCCTGTTCTGGTGTTGGAGTGAGGCCCTGCTTGATCCGGTTCGGCCACGGGATACCAACCAGGCGTTGATGGACCTGGGGGCCACGCTTTGCACACCCCGCCAGCCGGACTGCTCCCGCTGCCCCTGGCAATCCCACTGCGCTGCTTACGCTGCCGGCGATCCCTGCCGCTGGCCCGTGACCGATGTCCCCAAGCCCCTGCCTTTCCAGGTGATTGGTGTCGGTGTCGTGCTCAACGCGGCGGGGGAGGTGTTGATTGACCAGCGCTTGGAGGAAGGGCTGCTGGGGGGGATGTGGGAGTTCCCCGGTGGCAAACAGGAGCAGGGCGAAACGGTTGAAATCTGCATTGCCCGCGAATTGCAGGAGGAACTCGGCATTGCGGTGACGGTGGGCGCTGAACTGATCACGGTGGATCACGCCTACAGCCACAAGAAGCTGCGCTTCGTGGTTCATCTCTGCGACTGGGTGTCGGGGGAGCCGCAGCCCCTCGCCAGTCAGCAGGTGCGTTGGGTGAGCCCAGATGATCTGGGGAATTACGCCTTTCCAGCCGCCAATGCTCGGATCATTGAGGTGCTGCTTGGCAGGGCGGGCAGCTCTGCCCACCCTTAG
- a CDS encoding carbohydrate kinase, with the protein MALGPVVVCLGEALIDRLGPPGGDPAVDRPVDDRLGGAPANVACGLARLGTPVAFAGRLGQDAIGKAFSRLFVERGLQTALLQRDDERPSRIVLVRRARDGERQFQGFAGDEGTGFADQALEPAALPQAQWLLIGTLPLAAPMSASALLSAVRQAQSQGTAIALDVNWRPTFWDATADPEAGPSAAAKVAIQPLLDQAALIKLAREEALWFFKTDDPGAIQQALPQRPDVVVTDGAAPVRWQLADDSGQQGAFQPPTVVDTTGAGDAFTAGLLHRWEAAPRERIRFAAACGALVCGGAGGIDPQPTQAQVEQFLGGVS; encoded by the coding sequence ATGGCGCTTGGTCCCGTTGTCGTCTGTCTTGGTGAAGCCCTGATCGATCGGCTTGGGCCGCCCGGAGGTGATCCGGCAGTGGATCGGCCGGTGGACGACCGTCTGGGAGGAGCACCGGCGAATGTGGCCTGTGGTTTGGCCCGTTTGGGCACCCCCGTGGCGTTTGCCGGTCGCTTGGGGCAGGACGCCATTGGCAAGGCCTTTTCCAGGTTGTTTGTTGAGCGTGGTCTGCAGACCGCGCTGCTTCAGAGGGATGACGAGCGTCCCAGCCGAATCGTGCTGGTGCGCCGTGCGCGGGATGGGGAACGGCAGTTTCAGGGCTTTGCCGGGGATGAAGGAACCGGTTTCGCAGACCAGGCTCTGGAGCCGGCTGCCTTACCCCAGGCCCAATGGTTGTTGATCGGCACGCTGCCGCTGGCGGCGCCAATGTCGGCCTCGGCCCTGCTATCGGCCGTACGCCAGGCCCAGAGCCAGGGCACGGCGATTGCCCTCGATGTGAACTGGCGTCCCACGTTCTGGGATGCCACGGCTGATCCCGAGGCGGGACCGTCCGCAGCGGCGAAGGTGGCGATTCAACCGCTCCTGGACCAGGCAGCCTTGATCAAGTTGGCGCGGGAAGAAGCGCTTTGGTTCTTCAAGACCGACGACCCCGGTGCGATCCAGCAGGCCTTACCCCAGCGGCCCGATGTGGTGGTCACAGATGGAGCGGCCCCGGTGCGCTGGCAATTGGCTGACGACTCAGGTCAGCAGGGCGCCTTTCAGCCTCCCACCGTCGTCGACACAACCGGTGCTGGCGATGCCTTCACGGCCGGTCTGTTGCACCGTTGGGAAGCAGCTCCCCGGGAACGCATCCGTTTTGCAGCCGCCTGTGGTGCGTTGGTCTGTGGCGGTGCCGGTGGGATTGATCCCCAGCCCACGCAGGCTCAGGTGGAGCAGTTCCTGGGGGGAGTGAGCTGA